The following coding sequences are from one Leishmania braziliensis MHOM/BR/75/M2904 complete genome, chromosome 36 window:
- a CDS encoding putative ras-like small GTPases, producing MTADFSISCSTNEETFLPVIRVVVLGDAKVGKTALLRQYIHHESPSSSSSIGSTLLDSYTHVEYCGTQPYRLIFTDCSSSPSFREHRAAYLARCNLVILVYSVRRRKTLLNLHRWMEEVVEARGSTEPEPASTTGDFTEVPIFIVGTHYGEQGALKAANPTSTDEAESVTADCLHSVGYFIDRDDAEAEVGLQTNAAQTQKAQQHRQRRREKEKHSPLVFQNFFQKLFNINADDKGTDAATKGKATSAGVASHQHHQSASPVHSNGDLPLPTSTLLAPQLRSNIANDNTKLSGATSALSVPPGASARLPLFQLSNRDGKAVSMAVRASLSLHLWLQRQEDNIPWLSLVHTPLSSSATGLKPAVTALQVASVQASSGGLDEATGVATEKTTERLPVPPVALHACTISATSHTSHFTECSTASLMPPMAALYSVSLSGFGGGNSKSAKNPPFRESPGGSCVVQTADSSLLAVQQAPQVPNTTHPQHKKACSCSGDGGSEVAVGAENEVNTTGQKSHGKVCSPALEHPNEETGDGPPRPSLASYSPCGVREREGLMHCDGQQAPLPRTAELALSSGVGGTAAFDASMQVRKLMPMKTAVCFLPPTTHSAAAPNTVSGETNGGASNVASVPTACLPSSAHDTVDGHFWATSGPMMEDGASPVSKTPGVATRPLGDTVAGGRIAATSLLPTSGVEGAVAMKEGDMPGTECCGNRPTKGSKSVKTFPLECEPDSGLSPSPVSRHNGEDGCAVGSAVCRQPVDPLTFPVPATSDCINAPFGAMLSLRDDSVSSSRSQHANLTPTAAVTNNEPANTDPLGKPTRDREPTKLSLPPSRTTERRKHAKSLSRPLPSKRGGKARSQNAKTFKQRGTFDTSRRRHARQQEQKEKLSHCDADFCGVI from the coding sequence ATGACAGCCGACTTTTCCATCTCATGCAGCACAAATGAAGAGACATTTTTGCCGGTGATTCGTGTGGTAGTGCTCGGGGACGCAAAGGTGGGCAAGACAGCGTTGCTTCGGCAGTACATCCACCATGAGAGCCCTTCTTCATCAAGTAGCATTGGTTCAACGCTGCTCGATTCTTACACGCACGTCGAGTACTGTGGCACGCAGCCATATCGGCTCATATTTACGGATTGCAGCAGCTCCCCGTCCTTTCGCGAGCACCGTGCAGCATATCTGGCCAGGTGCAACTTAGTTATTCTTGTCTACTCGGTGCGTCGTCGTAAGACACTGTTGAATTTGCACCGCTGGATGGAGGAGGTCGTGGAGGCACGTGGCTCCACAGAGCCGGAGCCTGCCTCCACAACCGGCGACTTTACTGAGGTACCCATATTTATTGTAGGGACACACTACGGAGAACAGGGTGCATTGAAGGCGGCGAACCCGACAAGCACGGACGAGGCGGAAAGCGTCACGGCAGATTGCCTCCATTCCGTCGGCTATTTCATTGACAGAGATGACGCAGAAGCTGAGGTGGGGCTACAGACGAATGCGGCGCAGACACAGAAGGCTCAACAgcatcggcagcgacggagggaaaaggagaagcactCTCCTCTCGTCTTCCAGAACTTCTTCCAAAAACTTTTCAACATCAATGCAGACGACAAGGGCACTGACGCCGCCACCAAGGGGAAGGCGACATCGGCCGGAGTGGCGTCTCATCAGCACCATCAGTCAGCATCTCCTGTGCATAGCAACGGTGACCTCCCGCTGCCAACCTCCACTTTGCTGGCCCCGCAGCTCCGAAGCAACATCGCCAATGATAACACCAAGTTGAGCGGCGCCACATCGGCGCTGAGTGTACCCCCCGGCGCATCGGCGCGCTTGCCACTTTTTCAGCTTTCTAACAGAGATGGCAAGGCGGTAAGTATGGCGGtgcgcgcttctctctcactaCACCTTTGGCTTCAGCGACAGGAGGACAACATTCCGTGGTTATCACTGGTGCATACTccgctcagcagcagtgcgacTGGCTTGAAGCCAGCAGTTACTGCTCTACAAGTTGCTTCAGTTCAAGCAAGCAGCGGCGGTTTAGATGAGGCCACCGGCGTTGCTACTGAGAAGACTACCGAGcggctgccggtgccgcccGTGGCTCTGCACGCGTGCACTATCTCAGCTACCTCGCATACGTCCCACTTTACCGAGTGCTCTACTGCGTCCCTCATGCCGCCCATGGCCGCATTGTACAGTGTCAGCCTCAGTGGCTTCGGCGGCGGTAACAGCAAGTCAGCGAAGAACCCGCCTTTCAGGGAGAGTCCCGGTGGTTCCTGTGTGGTGCAGACGGCCGACAGCTCGCTTTTGGCtgtgcagcaggcgccgcagGTCCCCAACACAACACACCCGCAGCATAAGAAAGCATGCTCCTGCAGTGGGGACGGCGGCAGTGAAGTTGCTGTCGGTGCGGAAAACGAGGTAAATACGACTGGCCAGAAGTCCCACGGCAAAGTCTGTAGCCCGGCCCTTGAGCACCCCAACGAAGAGACAGGGGATGGACCCCCGCGGCCCTCCCTCGCTAGCTACTCACCGTGtggagtgagagagagagagggtttGATGCACTGTGACGGCCAGcaggcaccgctgccgagaaCGGCCGAGCTAGCGCTCTCATCTGGGGTAGGTGGCACGGCGGCCTTCGATGCATCGATGCAGGTGAGGAAGCTCATGCCGATGAAGACGGCCGTCTGCTTTTTGCCACCGACCACAcacagtgcagcagcgcctaACACGGTCAGCGGAGAGACCAACGGTGGCGCATCGAATGTGGCTAGTGTGCCAACTGCTTGCTTGCCCAGCAGCGCGCATGATACGGTAGACGGCCATTTCTGGGCCACCTCCGGCCCCATGATGGAAGACGGCGCGTCGCCCGTATCAAAGACCCCCGGCGTCGCTACGAGGCCACTCGGAGACACTGTCGCAGGCGGTCGTATCGCTGCCACTTCTCTGCTGCCGACGTCAGGGGTAGAGGGGGCGGTCGCTATGAAGGAAGGTGATATGCCCGGGACTGAGTGCTGCGGCAACCGACCGACAAAGGGGTCTAAGTCTGTCAAGACATTTCCCCTGGAGTGCGAGCCCGATAGTGGCCTCAGCCCGTCTCCTGTGTCACGGCACAATGGTGAAGATGGCTGTGCTGTGGGTTCAGCAGTGTGCAGGCAGCCTGTGGACCCCTTAACGTTTCCAGTACCCGCAACCAGTGACTGCATCAATGCCCCATTCGGTGCAATGTTGTCCCTGCGAGACGACAGCGTGTCCTCCTCAAGGTCTCAACATGCAAACCTGACCCCAACCGCAGCAGTAACCAATAATGAACCCGCCAACACCGATCCACTGGGGAAGCCAACACGAGATCGAGAGCCTACCAAGCTCTCTCTGCCGCCATCGCGCACGACGGAGAGGCGCAAGCATGCGAAATCGTTGTCACGGCCCCTCCCATCGAAGCGAGGCGGCAAGGCGCGGTCACAAAATGCGAAGACCTTTAAGCAGCGAGGCACGTTTGATACTTCGCGCCGCAGACATGCCAGGCAGCAGGAACAGAAAGAAAAGTTAAGCCACTGCGATGCGGACTTCTGCGGCGTCATTTAG
- a CDS encoding putative DEAD box RNA helicase produces MSVTAPTASSLGAPSDDAATAAEEQFRKKRRRIRHHRCKAEREAAANGADKEPHDELAEAVEDDDDVSVVKEMQAASTKRSEKRRREDNSDDGNEVDADATASSAHQYHSPKRATVTRGEKLSPSASTSFAASSSPADPTDASMAQRSKELVKTIPVVTDYKSLRLNAHIVSALEQEFKFTELTPIQSRCIPAALQGRDLLAEAKTGAGKTLAFLIPIVEIVCRSGFRPSNGTAAIIIGPTRELCLQIEGVLLKLLKHFNGSVTFLCCIGGQSRNQEGFKLANGVMIVVASPGRLLDHLKLTADWHTKNLLLLAVDEADRVLDNGFEEDMREIVALLPKNRQTFLFSATQTTRVEQLARISFHKTPVFISMKSKKDKATVDTLEQGYVVCASEQRLLVLYHFVRKNLKKKIIVFFSSRNSVSFHCELFNYIDVPCIAFHGKQKQHQRSATYMQFCNAPSGVLFTTDVAARGLDIPEVDWIVQFDPPDDPVKYVHRVGRTARAGRCGNALMFLLPQEELFLRYLYDDANVRVNEYTFDVAKIKGNVQDQLEQLVSSNYYLRTSARQAYEGYLLSYSSCQLKNVFNIQSLDLAAVARGFALCEPPPIKMDLSQSAAHMSKKSRHEFRAMRHAKDIKRRNVNEKSMNKRHQNISGEW; encoded by the coding sequence ATGTCGGTGACGGCACCTacggcgtcgtcgctggGGGCCCccagcgacgacgccgcaactgctgctgaggagcaGTTCAGGAAGAAACGCCGTCGCATTCGTCATCACCGATGCAAGGCCGAACGAGAGGCTGCTGCAAACGGTGCCGATAAGGAGCCGCACGACGAGCTCGCCGAGGCGGTAGAGGATGACGATGACGTGAGTGTTGTGAAAGAGATGCAGGCGGCATCGACCAAGCGTTCTGAGAAGCGACGCCGTGAGGacaacagcgacgacggcaacgaGGTGGACGCGGATGCGACGGCATCGAGTGCGCATCAGTATCATTCCCCAAAGCGTGCCACAGTCACGAGAGGCGAAAAGTTGTCCCCCTCCGCTTCCACGTCGTTCGCtgcgtcgtcatcgccgGCCGACCCCACAGACGCGAGCATGGCGCAGCGTAGCAAGGAGCTAGTCAAAACCATTCCTGTCGTCACGGACTACAAGTCACTACGCTTGAATGCCCACATAGTGTCTGCTCTGGAGCAGGAGTTCAAGTTCACGGAGCTGACCCCGATTCAGTCTCGCTGCAttcctgctgcgctgcagggtCGCGATCTCCTCGCCGAGGCAAAGACCGGCGCCGGTAAGACGCTGGCGTTTTTGATTCCAATTGTCGAGATTGTCTGCCGCTCTGGCTTCCGCCCCAGCAACGGCACGGCGGCCATCATCATCGGCCCCACCCGTGAGCTCTGCCTGCAGATCGAGGGTGTGTTGCtgaagctgctgaagcacTTTAACGGCTCTGTGACATTTTTGTGCTGCATTGGTGGCCAGAGTCGCAACCAGGAGGGCTTCAAGCTTGCCAACGGCGTCATGATCGTGGTCGCCTCCCCTGGCCGCCTGCTGGACCACTTGAAGTTGACGGCGGACTGGCACACGAAGAACCTTCTGCTGCTTGCCGTTGACGAGGCCGATCGTGTGCTCGACAACGGCTTTGAGGAAGACATGCGCGAGATCGTGGCGTTGCTGCCCAAAAACCGACAGACGTTTTTATTCTCTGCCACGCAGACGACGCGTGTCGAGCAGCTCGCGCGTATTTCGTTTCACAAGACGCCGGTCTTTATCTCCATGAAGAGCAAGAAGGACAAGGCCACCGTGGACACATTGGAGCAGGGCTACGTTGTGTGCGCCAGcgagcagcgccttctcgtGCTGTACCACTTTGTGAGGAAGAACCTGAAGAAGAAGATTATTGTCTTCTTCAGCAGCCGCAACAGTGTCAGCTTCCACTGCGAGCTGTTCAACTATATAGACGTGCCGTGCATCGCCTTTCACGGCAAGCAAAAGCAGCATCAGCGCTCCGCGACGTACATGCAGTTTTGCAACGCCCCAAGTGGCGTGCTCTTCACGACCGATGTCGCGGCACGTGGCCTCGACATTCCCGAGGTAGACTGGATTGTGCAGTTCGATCCCCCGGATGATCCAGTAAAGTATGTACACCGTGTCGGGCGAACCGCGCGTGCTGGGCGCTGCGGTAACGCGCTCATGtttctgctgccgcaggaGGAACTGTTCCTCAGATACCTCTATGATGACGCTAACGTGAGGGTGAACGAGTACACGTTTGATGTGGCAAAAATAAAGGGGAATGTGCAGGATCAGCTAGAGCAGCTGGTGAGCTCCAACTACTACCTGCGCACGTCGGCGCGGCAGGCGTATGAGGGCTACTTGCTGAGCTACAGCAGTTGCCAGCTGAAGAACGTATTCAACATCCAAAGCCTTGAcctcgctgcggtggcgcgcgGATTCGCGCTGTGTGAGCCGCCTCCGATCAAGATGGACCTCTCCCAGTCCGCCGCTCACATGAGTAAGAAGTCGCGACACGAGTTTCGCGCCATGCGCCACGCTAAGGATATTAAACGACGCAACGTGAACGAGAAGTCAATGAACAAGCGACATCAAAACATTAGTGGCGAGTGGTGA